The Symphalangus syndactylus isolate Jambi chromosome 8, NHGRI_mSymSyn1-v2.1_pri, whole genome shotgun sequence genome includes a window with the following:
- the RPL37A gene encoding large ribosomal subunit protein eL43 isoform X15 encodes MTAYCSLNLPGSSDLPTSAQEAAGKRPNHRAQFLARPLPATSVRPPNTAPAHRFSSSLGSDLGRGGMAKRTKKVGIVGKYGTRYGASLRKMVKKIEISQHAKYTCSFCGKTKMKRRAVGIWHCGSCMKTVAGGAWTYNTTSAVTVKSAIRRLKELKDQ; translated from the exons atgacagcttactgcagcctcaacctcccaggctcaagtgatcttcccacctcagcccag GAGGCCGCCGGAAAACGCCCAAACCATAGAGCTCAGTTCCTAGCTAGGCCTCTACCAGCCACTTCCGTTCGTCCGCCTAATACCGCGCCTGCGCACCgcttctcttcctctctgggcTCGGACCTAGGTCGCGGCGGCATG GCCAAACGTACCAAGAAAGTCGGGATCGTCGGTAAATACGGGACCCGCTATGGGGCCTCCCTCCGGAAAATGgtgaagaaaattgaaattagcCAGCACGCCAAGTACACTTGCTCTTTCTGTGGCAAA ACCAAAATGAAGAGACGAGCTGTGGGGATCTGGCACTGTGGTTCCTGCATGAAGACAGTGGCTGGCGGTGCCTGGACGTACAA TACCACTTCCGCTGTCACGGTAAAGTCCGCCATCAGAAGACTGAAGGAGTTGAAAGACCAGTAG